The sequence GCTACCCCAGCCCGCTGCGCCCGCTGCCGATGTCCTACGCCGACTACTGCGCCTTCACCCGCGAGCAGTGGCCGCGCAACCAGGCGTACTGGGACCTGGTCCTGGAGGGTGCCCCCCGCGAACTGACGCCGTTCCCCGGCCGCAGGGAGACCACCCTGTTCTCCCGCCGCAGGCACGCCTTCGAGATCGACGCGGAGCTGGCCGGCCGGCTGGGGGAGACCGCCAGGGCGCGCGGCGCGACCACGTTCATGGCGGTGGCCGCGTGCTGGACCTGGCTGCTGCGCCAGTGGACGGGGATGACCGACCTGGTGGTGATGTCGCCCGTGCCCGGCCGTACCGCGCCCGAGCACGAGACGCTGATCGGCTGCCTGGTCCAGTCGCTCATCCTGCGCCTGGACGCCTCGGGCGACCCCTCCTACGGCGAGCTGGTCGACCGGGTCCGGGAGGTGTCCGTGGGGGCGGTGGCGCACCAGTTCCACGCCTACCAGGACGCCCGGCTCCGGGTGCCCTTCCCCTCGCGGATCCACTACGAGAGCTTCGGCGCCCCGCACTTCCCCGGCCTCATGTCCGAGGCCTTCCCCTTCCCCCGGGAGCAGGAGGGGCTGGACTGGAGCGCCAACCCGGGCGAGGTCGACCTCAGCGCCCCGGAGCTGATCGTCGAGGAGCAGCGGGACGGCTCCATGCTGGCCGCCGTGGTCTACAACCACTACGGTTACGACCCCGCGACGGCCGCCGAGCTCGCCGAGTCCTTCCAGGAGTACGTCAGGGCCGCCGTGGCCGTTCCTGACTCCCCGCTGCCGCCGCTGCCCGCGACAGCCAGCCACGCCGGGGCGGAGGCCAGCCAGGGCTGATGTTTTCCGGCGACAGGTCTTATCCTGGACATCTCCCCGGAACCTTCGTGAAACCTGTCTAGGACACCCTGATGTCCGAAGAGAGGTGATCCACAAT comes from Streptosporangium roseum DSM 43021 and encodes:
- a CDS encoding condensation domain-containing protein; this encodes MTAPTTETELGALWRQVLRVPAVAPGDNFFELGGDSFRAAQLAGLVGTRLGVPVTPALAFDRPELAGQARWIDDARAAGLSAAAGPATGGGAPLSTQQEDFLYWMFESEPVRDIGSCATAIRIRDSFDVAVLTRALEAVIARHEPLRSVVTASGEVIVADELPPEVAEAVAEGRTPQERERDAERIVWHERMRLDDVLRGPLVRALVVHLGEDDHVLVLAVHHFAFDGFSLGVMLRELGIVYSALRTGYPSPLRPLPMSYADYCAFTREQWPRNQAYWDLVLEGAPRELTPFPGRRETTLFSRRRHAFEIDAELAGRLGETARARGATTFMAVAACWTWLLRQWTGMTDLVVMSPVPGRTAPEHETLIGCLVQSLILRLDASGDPSYGELVDRVREVSVGAVAHQFHAYQDARLRVPFPSRIHYESFGAPHFPGLMSEAFPFPREQEGLDWSANPGEVDLSAPELIVEEQRDGSMLAAVVYNHYGYDPATAAELAESFQEYVRAAVAVPDSPLPPLPATASHAGAEASQG